A single window of Colletotrichum higginsianum IMI 349063 chromosome 8, whole genome shotgun sequence DNA harbors:
- a CDS encoding Alpha beta fold family yields the protein MKFVSTFLFAAAATALATPGKLLGTSDLRQNASGAGCSQNAGQLLQTAPTRYVSVNGTKLAYRRLGKQASGPPLLFLTHFRGSMDVLDPELVNAIAENREVILFDNAGVGHSDGVVPDSISAMAATTLGFLAEIDVPRADILGFSMGGMVAQYIGMEHPEVANKLVLAGIRPGYGPDVVSTPPDAASGPGGEPDRQPTEEYNLGIFFYPSETSRAAGHSWWNRIYERRVPDEERKDFLVGDGVAAQLAAITAFASDPEMYARLANITAPVLVTSGHDDLLMGTANSFVLQQHLPDARLHVYPDSAHAHLFQFPLDYAAQLELFLRG from the exons ATGAAGTTCGTCTCGACATTCCTGTTTGCTGCGGCAGCCACAGCCTTGGCCACTCCTGG CAAGCTTCTCGGGACTTCCGATCTCCGGCAGAACGCTTCCGGCGCCGGGTGTAGCCAGAACGCAGGCCAGCTGCTCCAAACGGCGCCGACCAGATACGTCTCGGTCAACGGCACCAAGCTGGCCTACCGCCGCCTCGGGAAACAGGCCTCCGGGCCGCCACTTCTTTTCCTCACGCACTTCCGCGGGAGCATGGACGTGCTCGACCCGGAGCTCgtcaacgccatcgccgagaacCGCGAGGTGATTCTGTTCGacaacgccggcgtcggccacagcgacggcgtcgtgccAGACTCGATCAGCGCCATGGCGGCCACGACCCTGggcttcctcgccgagatTGACGTCCCCAGGGCTGACATCCTGGGTTTCTCGATGGGCGGCATGGTCGCGCAGTACATCGGCATGGAACATCCTGAAGTGGCGAACAAGCTGGTGCTCGCTGGCATCCGTCCGGGGTACGGCCCCGACGTggtctcgacgccgccagACGCCGCATCCGGACCTGGAGGCGAGCCCGACAGGCAGCCGACGGAAGAGTACAACCTCGGAATCTTCTTCTACCCGTCCGAGACCAGCAGGGCCGCCGGACACTCGTGGTGGAACAGGATCTACGAGCGCCGCgtcccggacgaggagaggaaggACTTCCTCGTCGGGGATGGCGTCGCCGCGCAGCTGGCTGCCATAACGGCCTTCGCCTCGGATCCCGAGATGTACGCCCGGctcgccaacatcaccgCCCCGGTGCTGGTGACCAGCGGCCACGACGATCTCTTGATGGGGACGGCCAACAGCTTCGTCTTGCAGCAGCACTTGCCCGACGCGCGGCTGCACGTGTATCCCGATTCGGCCCACGCTCACCTGTTCCAGTTCCCGCTGGACTATGCCGCGCAGCTGGAGCTCTTCCTGCGAGGTTGA
- a CDS encoding Dihydroflavonol-4-reductase encodes MTKSLVTGGTGFIGLYVVKLLLERGHRVHATVRSLENTAKCKPLLDLQSQYPNSLSLFEADLFKNGSFRKAMEGCEVVYHIASPFLVPQQIKDGLKDCVEPALQGTKSVLESANKVESVKRVVLTSSVAAMYGDNADVLKEDNDTLTESCWNMTSSVSYSPYAYSKMIAEREAWTMQGLQDRWSLVVLNPGMVLGPSLTPESVSGSHFMLEALFRGDNRMGCADLSWPLVDVRDVAEAHVMAGEDVSATGRYIVSGDRTVSLLEMADLVRPVHRNPRALPGRNLPKLMVYMAGPFIGITKKWTDANVGIPFRVDNSRSVEQLGLKYRSAEEACRSFYESWQKKQKVC; translated from the exons ATGACCAAGTCGCTCGTTaccggcggcaccggcttCATTGGCCTGTACGTCGTCAAGCTGCTCCTCGAACGCGGCCACCGCGTCCACGCCACGGTCCGCAGCCTGGAGAACACCGCCAAGTGCAAGCCGCTGCTGGACCTGCAGTCGCAGTACCCAAATAGTCTGTCCCTGTTCGAGGCCGACCTCTTCAAGAACGGGTCTTTCCGCAAGGCCATGGAGGGCTGCGAGGTGGTGTACCACATCGCCTCGCCGTTCCTGGTGCCTCAGCAGATCAAGGACGGACTGAAGGACTGCGTCGAGCCGGCTCTTCAGGGCACCAAGTCTGTCCTGGAGTCCGCCAACAAAGTCGAGAGTGTCAAGCGTGTTGTCTTGACATCTTCAG TGGCCGCAATGTATGGGGACAACGCCGACGTCCTCAAAGAGGACAATGACACCCTCACCGAGTCCTGCTGGAACATGACCAGCAGCGTGAGCTATTCGCCGTACGCGTACTCCAAGATGATCGCCGAGCGAGAGGCGTGGACGATGCAGGGGCTGCAGGACCGGTGGTCCCTTGTGGTCCTCAACCCGGGCATGGTACTCGGCCCCTCGCTCACGCCCGAGTCCGTGTCCGGGAGCCACTTCATGCTCGAGGCCCTGTTCCGCGGCGACAACCGCATGGGCTGCGCCGACCTCTCGTGGCCGCTGGTCGATGTCAGGGACGTGGCCGAGGCGCACGTCATGGCCGGGGAGGACgtgtcggcgacggggcgGTACATCGTCTCGGGCGACCGCACCGTCAGCctgttggagatggcggaCCTGGTGAGGCCAGTTCATCGGAACCCCAGAGCCCTGCCCGGTCGGAATCTGCCCAAGTTGATGGTCTACATGGCGGGGCCGTTCATCGGCATCACCAAGAAGTGGACGGACGCCAACGTCGGGATTCCCTTCAGGGTGGACAATAGCCGGAGTgtcgagcagctggggcTGAAGTACCGCTCGGCCGAAGAGGCGTGCCGTTCGTTTTACGAATCGTGGCAGAAGAAACAGAAGGTCTGCTAG
- a CDS encoding Ankyrin repeat domain-containing protein 52, protein MPMATESFYGRDAELREMKAALDPSKPGRKSLLIYGMGGSGKTQLTLRHIRQEGNRYSAVIWINGSTKEHAQRSFSEAAGYITSSWPRDLPTPYAGSDDLLLVSARLRSTLLTNWLLVIDSADNPEQGQLSSFIPTCPHGSVLITSTRLLKLNGFKPDRPMSMNGLDPQSSQDLLVEMSGRDEDDNDDRMIAREIGKELSGMPLAVEQAGALIRDGEFSFADFLAAYKTEYTRLMENLTPSDESRVFTTILDMTYRSVEKNPQYLALLNLIGVLGPWQIPLNLLEGFSFAGTDSSDRLSDDIKALQSLLGHPNFLRAALRRLATLCVITLREEAGSVVGVMIHRVMCQWCLKKVTEAGKQDLILQAAYGLARGIRCPSSVILQLRHALELARDDQTKERKLAAPLSYCLDLLHSRVPRDDLDLSHGRLRDAYATIVTQAAWVNLSIGSVEKSKGYFLAAVEYDTLRNNELDRQWPADETSLVMLWGLASAYHRSGDLKEAEETFGTAVELSKSLHGDEGEETRALSTRYVHVSKRKGVMSRHHQSAVVASASAKRAPFHLPGENSQDSTECDGRSAPAGPVPSSASLDERRATLLESHDADLQDLKVKLSHFNLAEQNLLWNLCTVYDSTTQTRLAITDLVKVVDVENDVLTNVEMLLLGGADIESEDTDQLYSGSATPLTHAVVTGNEPLVQFLLDKGAEIEASGTSGDTPLILAVETEHEGMVHLLIKNGVEKDAINVDGDTALMAACARQLDTLVQILLDHGANPNNRLNNGRTALMAACAEGSNAMVQMLLNHGAKPNVKANRGVTALMVACEKGSNVIVEILLNHGAKPNMKANRGVTALMVACEKGSNVIVQILLNHGAKPNMKAKRGVTALMVACAEGSDAMVQMLLDHGADPNAKTNSGNTALMDMAVIGQQTKIRTLLYGGADVNVANDDGKTALMMAARSGHAESVALLLKNDAEAEAVNNDGETALIVAVRGGDREAVGTLLRNGADIEATTKDGDTAFDLASDEMYEFMERVLLGVGVSQESSS, encoded by the exons ATGCCAATGGCCACCGAGTCCTTCTacggccgcgacgccgagctcagGGAGATGAAGGCAGCTCTTGACCCTTCTAAGCCTGGTCGAAAAAGCCTTTTGATATACGGAATGGGCGGTTCCGGAAAGACGCAGCTCACGCTTCGCCACATACGACAGGAGGGGAATCGATACTCCGCCGTCATCTGGATCAACGGCTCGACTAAAGAACACGCCCAACGCTCATTCTCAGAAGCTGCCGGGTACATCACTTCGAGCTGGCCGCGGGACCTGCCCACTCCCTACGCCGGCTCGGACGATTTGCTTCTGGTGTCTGCGAGGCTGCGCTCAACCCTTCTCACCAACTGGCTCCTGGTCATCGACAGCGCCGACAACCCGGAGCAGGGGCAGTTGTCGAGCTTTATACCCACGTGCCCGCACGGTTCTGTTCTCATCACCAGCACCCGGCTTCTGAAATTGAATGGCTTCAAGCCGGACAGGCCGATGAGCATGAATGGCCTCGATCCCCAGAGCTCGCAAGATCTCTTGGTAGAGATGAGTGGCCGGGAtgaagacgacaacgatg ATCGCATGATTGCGCGGGAAATCGGCAAAGAGTTGAGCGGCATGCCGCTGGCAGTGGAGCAAGCCGGCGCCCTCATCCGTGACGGAGAGTTTTCCTTTgccgacttcctcgccgcTTACAAGACGGAGTACACAAGACTGATGGAGAATCTTACGCCATCCGACGAGAGCCGTGTCTTCACCACCATCCTAGACATGACGTACCGCTCCGTCGAGAAGAATCCTCAATACCTCGCACTTCTCAACCTCATCGGCGTACTCGGCCCGTGGCAGATCCCGCTCAACCTTCTGGAGGGCTTCAGCTTCGCCGGCACTGATAGCTCTGACCGGCTGAGCGACGACATCAAGGCTCTTCAGTCACTCCTAGGCCACCCAAACTTCCTCCGGGCAGCACTTCGGCGCCTCGCAACTCTCTGCGTGATTACCCTCAGAGAGGAAGCCGGGTCTGTCGTTGGCGTCATGATTCATAGAGTCATGTGTCAGTGGTGTTTGAAAAAGGTCACAGAGGCAGGAAAACAAGACCTGATACTGCAGGCAGCCTACGGTCTCGCAAGGGGCATCCGCTGTCCCTCGTCCGTCAT ACTACAACTTAGACATGCTCTCGAACTGGCTAGGGATGACCAAACCAAAGAGCGTAAGCTTGCGGCTCCGCTCTCGTACTGCCTCGACCTCCTGCACTCGCGCGTTCCCAGGGATGACCTTGATCTGTCGCACGGGCGTCTTCGCGACGCCTACGCCACCATCGTCACTCAGGCCGCCTGGGTCAACCTCAGCATAGGCTCTGTAGAGAAGTCCAAGGGGTActtccttgccgccgtcgagtACGACACGCTGAGAAACAACGAACTGGACCGCCAGTGGCCGGCCGACGAGACATCTCTCGTCATGCTCTGGGGGTTGGCTTCAGCGTACCACCGATCCGGCGATCTcaaagaggccgaggagactTTTGGAACGGCTGTCGAGTTGTCCAAATCCCTAcacggcgacgaaggcgaagaaACGCGTGCTCTATCGACTCGCTACGTCCATGTCTCAAAGAGGAAGGGCGTCATGTCGAGACATCACCAGTCGGCAGTGGTAGCATCGGCGAGTGCCAAACGTGCTCCATTCCACTTGCCCGGAGAAAATAGTCAAGACTCGACAGAGTGTGATGGGAGATCTGCACCGGCTGGTCCAGTACCCTCGTCTGCGAGTCTGGATGAACGGCGTGCCACATTATTGGAATCTCACGACGCGGACCTGCAGGATTTGAAAGTCAAACTCTCGCATTTCAATTTGGCAGAACAAAACCTCTTGTGGAATCTTTGCACCGTGTATGACTCGACAACTCAGACAAGACTGGCAATAACCGATCTGGTCAAGGTGGTTGATGTCGAAAACGATGTCCTGACGAACGTCGAGATGCTGCTTCTCGGGGGCGCCGACATCGAGTCCGAGGACACTGATCAGCTGTATTCTGGATCCGCCACACCTCTCACACATGCGGTCGTGACAGGAAACGAGCCGTTAGTGCAGTTCCTTCTGGACAAGGGCGCAGAAATAGAGGCAAGTGGCACTTCTGGGGACACGCCTCTGATTCTGGCAGTGGAGACCGAGCACGAAGGCATGGTTCATCTCCTGATCAAAAATGGGGTCGAGAAAGACGCCATCAATGTGGACGGCGACACAGCTCTTATGGCGGCTTGCGCTCGACAATTGGACACCCTGGTTCAGATATTGTTGGACCATGGAGCCAACCCGAACAACAGGCTCAACAACGGGCGCACGGCTCTCATGGCAGCGTGCGCTGAAGGGTCGAACGCCATGGTTCAGATGTTGTTAAACCACGGAGCCAAACCGAACGTGAAGGCCAACCGTGGCGTTACGGCTCTCATGGTAGCTTGCGAAAAAGGGTCGAACGTCATAGTTGAGATCTTGTTAAACCACGGAGCCAAACCGAACATGAAGGCCAACCGTGGCGTTACGGCTCTCATGGTAGCTTGCGAAAAAGGGTCGAACGTCATAGTTCAGATCTTGTTAAACCACGGAGCCAAACCGAACATGAAGGCCAAACGTGGCGTTACGGCTCTCATGGTAGCTTGCGCTGAAGGATCGGACGCCATGGTTCAGATGTTGCTGGACCACGGAGCTGACCCGAACGCGAAAACCAATAGTGGTAATACGGCTCTCATGGATATGGCGGTGATAGGACAGCAAACTAAGATCCGGACGCTTCTGTACGGCGGCGCAGACGTGAATGTGGCTAACGACGACGGAAAAACTGCCCTTATGATGGCTGCTCGAAGTGGCCACGCAGAATCTGTCGCTCTGCTACTGAAGAATGACGCAgaagccgaggccgtcaaTAACGACGGTGAGACGGCGCTGATTGTTGCCGTTCGGGGAGGCGATAGGGAGGCGGTCGGGACGCTTCTACGGAACGGTGCGGATATCGAGGCGACGACCAAAGATGGCGACACTGCGTTTGACCTGGCTTCTGATGAGATGTATGAGTTCATGGAGCGGGTACTGTTGGGTGTCGGGGTCTCACAGGAGTCGTCTTCCTGA
- a CDS encoding Protein kinase subdomain-containing protein — protein MASRPQPRILCLDGGGIRGLAEIRILKELMLQVRLQNSLDFTPEPAQCFDYICGTSTGGLVAVLIGRLGKTMDECEALFRDLGAKIFSGGSSWRTARLVLKGSQHNREGLADVIRSQAGQETLHEADASAGGHVPVAVVSVSKTTGDEYLFRSYGVRAASEACSVVDACLATSAATTFFPSITIDGIEYVDGAFGKNNPSGVVLRELESVESPMRLANAVAEVGCFVSVGAGRPTFDRESDSFKSKITPKGITSITDAAKICVKIATNCHREHLDVEYRFKNAGRADIYHRFDVDRGLESVELNEADENALKHIAAVTKAYLKSQQSSLEQCALMINPRPSM, from the exons ATGGCCAGCCGGCCCCAGCCCCGCATCCTCtgcctggacggcggcggcatccgcGGGCTCGCCGAGATCCGCATCCTGAAGGAGCTGATGCTCCAAGTCCGGCTGCAGAACTCCCTAGATTTCACTCCCGAGCCGGCGCAGTGCTTCGACTACATCTGCGGCACGAGCACGggcggtctcgtcgccgtGCTCATCGGCCGCCTGGGCAAGACGATGGACGAGTGCGAGGCCCTGTTCAGGGACCTCGGCGCCAAGATCTTTTCGGGCGGCTCGTCgtggaggacggcgaggctCGTCCTCAAGGGCTCACAGCACAACAGGGAAGGGCTGGCGGACGTCATCCGCAGCCAGGCCGGGCAAGAAACCCTCCACGAGGCAGATGCGTCTGCCGGTGGCCACGTCCCG gtcgccgtcgtgtCCGTGTCGAAAACCACTGGAGATGAATACCTCTTCCGGAGCTACGGCGTCCGGGCCGCCAGCGAGGCCTgctccgtcgtcgacgcctgCCTGGCCACCTCCGCCGCGACCACATTCTTCCCCTCCATCACgatcgacggcatcgagtACGTCGACGGGGCCTTTGGGAAGAACAACCCCAGCGGCGTCGTTCTGAGGGAGCTCGAGTCCGTCGAGTCCCCGATGCGGTTGgccaacgccgtcgcggAGGTCGGATGCTTCGTGTCAGTCGGCGCAGGTCGCCCGACGTTTGATCGAGAGAGCGACTCGTTCAAGTCCAAAATCACGCCTAAAGGGATCACGTCCATCACGGACGCCGCTAAAATCTGCGTCAAGATCGCGACCAATTGCCACAGGGAGCATCTGGACGTGGAGTACAG GTTCAAGAACGCTGGAAGGGCGGACATCTATCACCGGTTCGACGTCGACAGGGGCTTGGAGTCGGTGGAACTGAACGAAGCAGACGAGAATGCATTGAAGCACATTGCGGCGGTCACAAAGGCCTATCTCAAGAGCCAGCAGAGCAGTCTGGAGCAATGTGCGCTGATGATCAACCCGAGACCGAGTATGTAA
- a CDS encoding NADH:flavin oxidoreductase/NADH oxidase: MAPRRFAAEDADPTPLAQPLHFAFSGRTAKNRFLKASMSERLATWDAAHPENRGVPTPELINVYRRWGEGGFGVILSGNVMLDYDQLQAAGNPIIPPGAPFEGERFESFRKLAEAAKRHGSLVLAQLSHPGRQVTANINPHPISASDVQIEGEVMGMTFGKPRAMDKADIKRVVDGFAHAAEYVHRAGFDGVELHGAHGYLLAQFLSPATNKRTDEYGGSLANRARIIVEVADAIRERVADPGFSLGIKVNSVEFQDGGFSTDDCRALCATLEGRGFDFVELSGGTYQNLAFQHKRESTRRREAFFLDFAEAIIPALDKTKVYVTGGLRTTAAMVRALETVHGIGLARPVCNEFDLPRILLEGTAKSAIETLLGEDNFVLTNSLASTQMRLVGQDKEPLDVSQEKDKDVFEELLAKWSQQMANNAEKSKHSTRLIEPSLRVRRAITANDALLVKRILKSHPRLLHNPDSSPEGLSNSNLHLAASLGHLAICQVLVDLGHESPEPALNEHHQTALMLAANAGHTDVVHFLCERTPDAILRRDVRWRDAIMEASRGGHDTVLQILLTYVPHGAQEAVQRADLDGNTALHFASSNGNLLVLRTLLAAGADAERRNAWSWTAMSYSATVQAEVYLKGLVTEVERRKMVRQEVEQLKNSVKGAAAIKAGGVRVVQEDIGVED; this comes from the exons ATGGCGCCCAGGAGattcgccgccgaggatgcgGACCCTACGCCGCTCGCGCAGCCTCTCCACTTTGCCTTCTCGGGCAGAACGGCCAAAAACCGCTTCCTGAAGGCGTCCATGTCGGAGCGCCTGGCGACATGGGACGCTGCGCACCCCGAGAACCGCGGCGTGCCGACGCCCGAACTCATCAACGTCTACCGCCGCTggggcgagggcggcttcggcgtcatCCTCTCGGGCAACGTCATGCTCGACTACGACCAGctccaggccgccggcaaccCCATCATCCCGCCCGGCGCGCCCTTCGAGGGCGAGCGCTTCGAGAGCTTCCGaaagctcgccgaggccgccaagagGCACGGcagcctcgtcctcgcgCAGCTGAGCCACCCCGGCCGCCAGGTCACCGCCAACATCAACCCGCACCCCATCTCGGCGAGCGACGTGCAgatcgagggcgaggtcaTGGGCATGACGTTTGGCAAACCGCGCGCCATGGACAAGGCGGACATCAAGAGGGTTGTGGACGGCTTCGCGCACGCCGCCGAGTACGTGCATAGGGCGGGCTTTGACGGAGTCGAGCTGCACGGCGCACA CGGCTACCTCCTCGCGCAGTTCCTCTCGCCGGCGACCAACAAGCGGACGGACGAGTACGGCGGGTCGCTCGCCAACCGGGCGCGCATCATCGTCGAGGTGGCCGACGCCATCCGCGAGCGCGTGGCGGACCCGGGCTTCAGCCTCGGCATCAAGGTCAACAGCGTCGAGTTCCAGGACGGCGGCTTCAGCACCGACGACTGCCGGGCGCTGTGCGCGACGCTCGAGGGCCGCGGCTTCGACTTTGTCGAGCTGTCGGGCGGCACGTACCAGAACCTCGCGTTCCAGCACAAGCGCgagtcgacgaggcggcgcgaggccttcttcctcgacttcgccgaggccatcatccCCGCGCTCGACAAGACCAAAGTGTACGTCACGGGCGGGCTGcgcacgacggcggccatggtgagGGCGCTCGAGACGGTGCACGGCATCGGGCTGGCGCGGCCGGTGTGCAACGAGTTCGACCTGCCGCGGATCCTGCTCGAGGGCACGGCCAAGAGCGCCATCGAGACGCTGCTCGGCGAGGACAATTTTGTACTGACAAACTCGCTGGCCAGCACGCA GATGCGCCTCGTGGGCCAGGACAAGGAGCCGCTCGACGTCAGCCaggagaaggacaaggacgtTTTTGAGGAGCTGCTGGCCAAGTGGTCCCAGCAGATGGCCAACAACGCCGAGAAGTCCAAGCATTCCACAAGACT GATCGAACCCTCTCTTCGCGTGCGACGCGCCATCACGGCCAACGATGCCCTCCTCGTTAAGCGCATCCTCAAATCCCACCCGCGCCTCCTCCACAACCCCGACAGCTCGCCCGAGGGCCTCTCCAACTCGAACCTCCACCTTGCCGCCTCGCTCGGCCACCTCGCCATCTgccaggtcctcgtcgacctcggccacgaATCCCCCGAACCGGCCCTCAACGAGCACCATCAGACGGCTTTGATgctcgccgccaacgccggccaCACGGACGTCGTCCACTTCCTCTGCGAGCGCACCCCTGACGCCATCCTGCGCCGCGATGTACGCTGGCGCGACGCCATCATGGAGGCCAgccgcggcggccacgaCACGGTCCTGCAGATCCTGCTGACCTACGTGCCCCACGGCGCCCAGGAGGCAGTCCAgcgcgccgacctcgacggcaacACGGCCCTGCACTTCgccagcagcaacggcaacCTGCTCGTCCTGCGCACCCTGCTCGCCgctggcgccgacgccgagcgccGCAACGCCTGGAGCTGGACCGCCATGTCGTACAGCGCCACCGTCCAGGCCGAGGTCTACCTCAAGGGCCTCGTCACCGAGGTCGAGCGCCGCAAGATGGTGAGGCAAGAGGTTGAGCAGCTCAAGAACTCGGTCAAGGGAGCCGCCGCTatcaaggccggcggcgtgcGCGTCGTCCAAGAGGACATCGGGGTGGAAGACTGA
- a CDS encoding Cellulose-binding family II: MPSFSSTATLLALAATSALALVPTSAKSDLDGSVWKALEGQSPAVVGPQRRNRPVKRQSGWNPPAALAAPLAEVWDHCEKTYDGSIESYKGWGWDQVVANNGSLNICVRWDSTAPVTAAQRTKIASVYAAQYQKWFKWAYGFDGFPYTNVDVNVVGWAVRDAALLQGSTDGIDVYTTYKDPDGVPACAVGCERSAHVDGDFSGCEAGEGRHFDQSLWLTDGLEGGFGSYWGQQIGREYLLNNIDSENVHILLHEMNKFIMLAGASMEITEFDGWMYRNWWYELSKNRGWTKSTTSNSGAAASASASASASASAAPIVKENAAASPTSAPVATSAPAVTPAPAPVEQSDAEDSDAAESGVTLGRWAQCGGSGYTGATACAAGLTCTKTNQWYSQCL, translated from the exons ATGCCGTCCTtcagctcgacggcgaccctcctcgccctcgcggccacctcggccctggccctggtcCCGACCTCCGCCAAgtccgacctcgacggctcCGTCTGgaaggccctcgagggccagtcccccgccgtcgtcggcccgCAGCGCCGCAACCGCCCCGTCAAGCGCCAGTCCGGCTGGaacccgcccgccgcgctCGCGGCGCCGCTCGCCGAGGTCTGGGACCACTGCGAGAAGACGTACGACGGCAGCATCGAGAGCTACAAGGGCTGGGGCTGGGACCAGGTCGTCGCCAACAACGGCTCCCTCAACATCTGCGTCCGCTGGGACTCGACCGCCCCGGTCACCGCGGCGCAGCGCACCAAGATCGCCAGCGTCTACGCGGCGCAGTACCAGAAGTGGTTCAAGTGGGCCTACGGCTTCGACGGGTTCCCCTACACCAacgtcgacgtcaacgtcgtcggctggGCCGTCCGCGACGCGGCGCTGTTGCAGGGGTCCACGGACGGCATCGACGTCTACACGACCTACAAGGACCCGGACGGCGTGCCCGCGTGCGCCGTCGGCTGCGAGCGCTCGGCACACGTCGACGGGGACTTTAGCGGCtgcgaggcgggcgagggccggCACTTTGACCAGTCGCTGTGGCTGACGGACGGGCTCGAGGGCGGGTTCGGGTCGTACTGGGGGCAGCAGATCGGGCGGGAGTATCTGCTGAACAACATCGACTCGGAGAACGTCCATATCCTTCTGCACGAGATG AACAAGTTCATCATGCTCGCGGGCGCCTCGATGGAGATCACCGAGTTCGACGGCTGGATGTACCGCAACTGGTGGTACGAGCTCTCCAAGAACCGCGGCTGGACCaagtcgacgacctcgaactcgggcgccgccgcctccgcttCCGCATCCGCATCCGCCTCCGCATCCGCCGCGCCGATCGTCAAGGAAAACGCCGCCGCGAGCCCCACTTCGGCACCCGTCGCGACTTCTGCTCCCGCCGTcacccccgcccccgcccccgttGAGCAATCCGATGCCGAGGACTcagacgccgccgagtccgGTGTCACCCTCGGCAGGTGGGCGCAGTGCGGTGGAAGCGGGTACACCGGCGCGACTGCCTGCGCCGCCGGACTGACCTGCACCAAGACCAACCAGTGGTACTCGCAGTGTCTGTGA
- a CDS encoding Major facilitator superfamily transporter — translation MEPSKAKYDNEVHETTDNAAGTSYVYDGGLVDEVDEAYLRAPKSTRFYRGVLFQMILFGALSFVGPAMSDAISNLGGGGLSTPYLANMATALSYMAGCMITVFGGPLINKFGIKWSCMIAAVSMPLAGSAYYVSAKYHVDWYLLFARLLGGFTSGFLYVAETAAMLSYPEPNDRGFYLGIWSAMRNSGSVIGGAINFSNNYSRANAGGIAWSTYLIFIGFECTGVIWAIILSPTRRVRRRNGSKIPMPSNISWKKELIALWRHLQRRKTWLVSIPAFYSFFFGGTMGTYLSLHFSVRARALSSLITPSLTIVMVIAYGKLLDTSRWSQAKRAWISFVFWVIPQAACFIWIGIEYSKFGGGKTEEALDYALHTRRWAEAYLPYLVMFSTGYWTQLSLYWILGTFSTDVGSSSRSGGLFRAFETAGQAVSYALNSKTGADPRIPFYINAAILVVTIPCMVFLIRLVPEVPATTDIDAADVVADEDASDPDRK, via the exons ATGGAGCCCTCAAAAGCAAAATACGACAACGAAGTCCATGAAACGACTGACAATGCCGCTGGTACCAGCTATGTGTACGACGgaggcctcgtcgacgaggttgacgaaGCCTACCTTCGTGCTCCGAAGTCCACAAGATTCTACAGAGGTGTTCTGTTCCAGATGATCCTCTTTGGGGC CCTTTCCTTCGTGGGCCCTGCCATGTCCGATGCCATCTCCAACCTGGGAGGTGGCGGCCTCTCGACGCCGTACCTGGCGAACATGGCAACCGCACTCAGCTACATGGCCGGGTGCATGATTACGGTCTTTGGCGGGCCGTTGATCAACAAGTTCGGCATCAAATGGTCTTGCATGATCGCCGCCGTATCCATGCCTCTGGCTGGTTCCGCCTACTACGTGAGCGCAAAGTATCACGTGGATTGGTATCTTCTTTTCGCAAGG CTGCTTGGGGGGTTCACCTCCGGGTTCCTGTACGTGGCCGAGACTGCTGCCATGCTGTCGTACCCAGAGCCCAACGACAGAGGGTTCTACTTGG GTATTTGGTCTGCCATGCGCAACTCGGGCAGCGTCATTGGAGGTGCCATCAACTTTTCCAACAACTACTCACGAGCGAACGCGGGAGGCATTGCATGGTCTACCTACCTGATATTCATTGGCTTCG AATGCACCGGTGTGATTTGGGCAATCATCCTGTCTCCCACCAGACGTGTGCGGCGTCGCAATGGCAGCAAGATCCCCATGCCAAGCAACATCAGCTGGAAGAAAGAGCTCATTGCCCTCTGGAGACACCTGCAGCGGAGAAAG ACGTGGCTTGTTTCTATCCCCGCGTTCTACTCGTTCTTCTTCGGCGGAACCATGGGTACCTACCTCTCCCTGCACTTCTCTGTTCGGGCGCGcgcgttgtcgtcgttgatTACTC CGAGCCTTACCATTGTCATGGTCATTGCTTACGGGAAACTGCTGGACACTTCCCGTTGGTCGCAAGCCAAGCGGGCGTGGATCTCCTTCGTCTTCTGGGTCATTCCACAGGCGGCCTGCTTCATTTGGATCGGCATAGAGTACAGCAAATTTGGAGGAGGCAAGACGGAAGAAGCTCTCGACTACGCGCT ACACACCAGGAGATGGGCGGAAGCCTACCTCCCCTATCTCGTCATGTTCTCCACCGGTTACTGGACTCAGCTGTCCCTGTACTGGATTCTCGGGACGTTCTCCACGGATGTAGGGTCATCCTCTCGCTCGGGCGGTCTGTTCCGCGCCTTCGAAACGGCCGGCCAGGCTGTCTCCTACGCCCTCAACTCCAAGACTGGTGCCGACCCGAGAATCCCATTCTACATCAACGCTGCGATTCTGGTCGTTACGATACCGTGCATGGTGTTCCTCATCAGACTCGTCCCTGAGGTGCCTGCCACCACAGACATAGATGCAGCGGATGTCGTTGCTGATGAAGATGCATCGGACCCAGATAGGAAGTAG